From the genome of Eucalyptus grandis isolate ANBG69807.140 chromosome 2, ASM1654582v1, whole genome shotgun sequence, one region includes:
- the LOC104420033 gene encoding pentatricopeptide repeat-containing protein At5g61370, mitochondrial encodes MIFSRGTASRCRGILGQCRVARHCEPRHGRLCSTRSAPRALLERRDLCDAVSTPVGSLDDLESSLDRFGGRLTSSLVTQVIDRCKDGAPTRRLLRFFSWARKNLGSGIEDKDFNYAIEVFAEKKDHTAMEILISDLGKEGRVMDKQTYSVVAEKLVSLGREGEALGLFKNLEKFKCPQDSATVMAVVNALCSKGHAKMAEGVVQHHKSNLEGIEPCIYRCLLYGWSEKEDVKQARRIIKEMKSAGFMPDLFCFNTFLRCLCEQNLKRNPSGLVPESLNVMMEMRTFMIAPNSISYNIVLSCLGRARRVKESCQILDQMKKSGCSPDWVSYYLVARVLYLSGRFGKGNKIVDEMIEQGLVPEHKFYYDLIGILCGVERVNHALELFKRMKSSSLGGYGPVYDVLIPKFCRGGDFCKARELWDEAASKGINLRWPEDMLNPQITEVFKPVRKLEDVEPLVCMIEEPPLQNSRVRGKKRKKKQKKKGYKKGMK; translated from the coding sequence ATGATATTCTCCAGAGGAACCGCGTCGAGATGTAGAGGCATTCTCGGCCAATGCCGCGTTGCCCGACATTGCGAACCGCGCCACGGACGTTTATGCTCCACGCGGTCGGCCCCGCGGGCGCTGCTCGAGCGGCGGGATCTCTGCGACGCAGTTTCGACCCCGGTCGGTAGCTTGGATGACCTGGAATCGAGTCTTGATCGGTTCGGAGGCCGTTTGACGTCGTCCCTTGTCACCCAAGTGATCGACCGTTGCAAGGACGGAGCGCCCACCAGGAGGTTGCTGAGATTCTTCTCTTGGGCTAGGAAGAATTTGGGCTCCGGTATTGAGGATAAGGATTTTAACTATGCAATTGAGGTGTTTGCGGAGAAGAAGGATCACACGGCGATGGAGATACTGATCTCGGATCTTGGGAAAGAAGGCCGGGTGATGGATAAACAGACTTATAGTGTAGTAGCGGAGAAATTGGTGAGCTTGGGGAGAGAAGGTGAGGCATTGGGTCTCTTCAAGAACTTGGAGAAATTCAAATGTCCCCAGGACAGTGCAACGGTGATGGCTGTTGTCAATGCGCTCTGTTCCAAAGGACATGCCAAGATGGCCGAGGGGGTAGTTCAGCATCACAAGAGTAATTTAGAAGGCATCGAGCCGTGTATCTACAGGTGTCTTCTATACGGGTGGTCTGAGAAGGAGGATGTGAAGCAAGCGAGGAGAATTATCAAGGAGATGAAATCTGCTGGGTTTATGCCAGATTTGTTTTGCTTTAACACCTTTCTCAGATGCTTGTGTGAGCAAAACCTTAAGCGTAATCCTTCAGGTCTCGTTCCAGAATCTTTGAATGTGATGATGGAAATGAGAACCTTTATGATCGCTCCTAATTCAATTAGTTACAATATTGTGCTTTCATGTTTGGGTAGGGCTAGGAGAGTCAAGGAATCATGCCAAATTCTTGACCAAATGAAGAAGTCAGGGTGTTCTCCAGATTGGGTGAGTTATTATCTAGTTGCGAGAGTATTATATCTGAGCGGAAGATTCGGCAAGGGCAACAAGATAGTAGATGAAATGATTGAGCAGGGGTTGGTGCCAGAGCATAAGTTTTATTATGATCTCATTGGCATTCTTTGCGGGGTCGAGAGAGTGAATCATGCTCTCGAATTGTTCAAGCGAATGAAAAGCAGTTCGTTGGGCGGATATGGGCCGGTATATGATGTTCTCATACCAAAGTTTTGTCGAGGAGGCGATTTTTGTAAGGCCAGAGAGCTTTGGGATGAAGCAGCAAGTAAGGGCATCAATTTAAGATGGCCCGAGGACATGTTGAACCCTCAGATCACTGAAGTTTTTAAACCAGTGAGGAAGTTGGAGGATGTTGAGCCTTTGGTATGCATGATTGAAGAGCCCCCATTGCAAAATAGTAGGGtcagaggaaagaaaaggaagaagaagcagaagaagaaaggcTACAAGAAAGGCATGAAATAG